From one Phocaeicola salanitronis DSM 18170 genomic stretch:
- a CDS encoding family 16 glycoside hydrolase produces MNKLRKLIIGLVIGLSLPALAAIPYSYGQEQTIRLDGNAGGKRFDGIGVVNGGGATSVLLKDYPEPQRSQILDMVYKPKFGASISALLVEIPGDGNSTQGSMPSHQHVRGDLNYSRGYTWWILKEAKRRNPRLTLDGTAWSAPGWIGNGKFWSQDAADYYVSWLKGLRNVYGLELTAIGCRNEKGADYDFVKRLRRTLDANGFTDLRIHAFDNWNAGKLNFVKDMASDKELRDAIDIVSGHVFYQGIPVSAEEKAMAEQLGKPIWNTEDHVYKKGFDCLISLVECFNENYIRYGVTKIVNWYDIAGIYPLEPYAEDPPTVLAYEPWSGHFRVRKALWGYAHYGQFSEVGWEYLNDACTDLAGGGSLVTLKSPQGDYSVIIETKDAKEAQTLHFTLSGPLSGENLCVWHSNEQEQFVRLNDIAVRDNEFTITVAPDAVYSLSTTTGQQKGSYSAPASRPFPFPYYETFEQYEHPEHYGYLPRYTADICGAFEIADRPDGTGKCMRQAVPAPTISWAPDWKPYTIIGDSAWTDYEVSADVYLNPGDTAGIMGRINDVGSGYGFIPKGYYLQLADDGQCRLVVVRGKVDKKALVGDAEQQALIKRNKDTSEGGEKLLASAKLPGISSKKWYNLKLRFKGNELTGFVDGKQILKVEDALYAYGMAGLLAGQSEDKTSTPYFDNLCITPIGESVSTPTPPSANQIPIYENSASDDIE; encoded by the coding sequence ATGAACAAACTGAGAAAACTGATTATCGGGCTGGTTATCGGCTTAAGCTTGCCGGCATTGGCTGCTATTCCATATAGCTACGGACAAGAACAGACGATTCGATTAGATGGTAATGCCGGAGGCAAACGCTTCGACGGCATCGGTGTGGTGAACGGAGGAGGAGCTACTTCCGTATTGTTGAAAGACTATCCGGAACCTCAGCGCAGCCAGATATTGGATATGGTGTATAAACCCAAATTCGGTGCGTCGATCAGTGCCTTGCTGGTGGAGATTCCGGGTGACGGCAATTCTACGCAAGGCTCTATGCCCAGTCACCAACATGTGCGGGGCGACTTGAATTATTCGCGCGGCTATACGTGGTGGATACTGAAAGAGGCAAAGAGACGAAACCCTCGCCTGACGCTTGACGGAACGGCTTGGAGTGCTCCGGGTTGGATTGGAAACGGGAAGTTTTGGTCGCAGGATGCAGCCGATTATTATGTAAGTTGGCTGAAAGGCTTGCGCAATGTATATGGGCTGGAACTTACGGCTATCGGTTGCCGCAACGAAAAGGGAGCAGACTATGATTTCGTAAAACGCTTGCGGCGGACATTGGATGCCAACGGTTTCACAGACCTTAGGATTCACGCCTTCGACAATTGGAATGCCGGAAAACTGAATTTTGTGAAAGACATGGCTTCCGATAAGGAATTGCGGGACGCTATCGACATTGTCAGCGGTCATGTCTTTTACCAAGGCATACCGGTTTCGGCAGAGGAAAAGGCGATGGCAGAGCAATTGGGCAAGCCGATATGGAATACCGAAGACCATGTGTATAAAAAAGGATTTGATTGCCTGATTAGTCTGGTGGAATGCTTCAACGAAAACTACATCCGCTATGGAGTTACCAAAATCGTAAACTGGTATGACATTGCCGGCATCTACCCGTTAGAGCCTTATGCGGAAGACCCTCCTACGGTATTGGCATACGAGCCTTGGAGTGGACATTTCCGGGTGCGTAAGGCATTATGGGGGTATGCGCATTACGGACAGTTCTCCGAAGTGGGATGGGAATATCTCAACGACGCATGCACAGATTTGGCTGGCGGCGGGTCATTGGTTACCTTGAAATCCCCGCAAGGAGATTATAGCGTGATTATAGAGACCAAGGATGCCAAAGAAGCGCAGACGCTGCACTTCACATTGTCAGGTCCTCTTTCGGGAGAGAATTTATGTGTGTGGCATAGCAACGAACAAGAACAATTCGTCCGTCTGAATGACATTGCAGTAAGGGATAACGAATTTACGATAACGGTAGCTCCCGATGCCGTTTATTCGCTTTCTACTACTACCGGTCAGCAAAAAGGCTCGTATTCCGCTCCGGCATCCCGGCCTTTCCCGTTTCCCTATTACGAGACATTCGAACAATACGAACATCCGGAACACTATGGCTACTTGCCTCGCTATACCGCTGATATTTGTGGTGCATTTGAAATAGCCGACCGTCCTGACGGAACGGGAAAATGCATGCGTCAAGCAGTGCCGGCGCCTACTATCTCGTGGGCACCCGATTGGAAACCTTATACCATTATAGGTGATTCCGCCTGGACAGACTATGAGGTCAGTGCTGATGTATACCTCAATCCGGGTGACACGGCAGGCATTATGGGGCGCATCAACGATGTGGGAAGCGGTTATGGCTTTATTCCCAAAGGATACTATTTGCAATTGGCAGATGATGGACAATGCCGGTTGGTGGTGGTCAGAGGCAAGGTTGATAAGAAAGCCTTGGTGGGCGATGCCGAACAACAGGCTCTCATCAAGCGGAATAAGGATACAAGCGAAGGAGGTGAGAAGCTGTTGGCTTCCGCAAAGCTGCCCGGCATATCGTCCAAGAAATGGTACAACCTGAAATTACGGTTCAAAGGAAACGAGCTGACCGGATTTGTTGATGGGAAACAGATTCTGAAAGTTGAAGATGCATTATATGCTTACGGTATGGCAGGACTACTTGCCGGACAATCAGAGGACAAAACCAGCACACCTTATTTTGATAATCTGTGCATTACTCCCATAGGCGAGAGCGTTTCTACACCAACTCCGCCTTCCGCGAATCAAATTCCAATTTATGAAAACAGTGCTTCTGATGATATTGAATAA
- a CDS encoding DMT family transporter yields MWLLLAFCSAALLGFYDVFKKKSLNGNAVLPVLALNTLFSSLIFIPFILVSRFCPSALQDTIFFVPETGGWEVHKYIVLKSVIVLSSWTFGYFGMKHLPLTIVGPINATRPVMTLVGALLIFGERLNLYQWIGVLLAVVSFFMLSRSGKKEGISFEHNRWVWFVVLAALLGAISGLYDKYLMGMFNNMVVQSWYNIYQLFMMGAVLMFLWLPKRKTTTPFHWDWCIPLISLFLSAADFVYFYALGMDDSMISIVSMVRRGSVVVSFLFGAMVFREKNLRSKAVDLALVLLGMFFLYLGSR; encoded by the coding sequence ATGTGGTTATTATTAGCATTCTGCTCGGCAGCATTGCTGGGCTTTTATGACGTGTTCAAAAAGAAATCGTTGAACGGGAATGCGGTGCTCCCCGTACTGGCGTTGAACACGCTGTTCTCCAGCCTCATCTTCATCCCGTTCATCCTTGTGTCCCGGTTCTGTCCGTCGGCATTGCAGGACACGATATTTTTCGTACCCGAAACGGGAGGCTGGGAAGTGCACAAATACATTGTGCTGAAATCGGTAATTGTACTTTCATCGTGGACCTTCGGCTATTTCGGGATGAAGCACCTGCCCCTTACCATCGTAGGACCGATTAACGCCACACGCCCTGTAATGACCCTGGTGGGCGCATTGCTCATCTTCGGCGAGCGGCTGAACCTGTACCAGTGGATTGGTGTGCTGCTGGCAGTGGTATCGTTCTTCATGCTGAGCCGCTCGGGCAAGAAAGAAGGCATCAGCTTCGAACATAACCGCTGGGTGTGGTTCGTGGTGCTTGCCGCCTTACTGGGAGCTATCAGCGGCCTGTACGACAAATACCTGATGGGAATGTTCAACAACATGGTGGTGCAGTCTTGGTATAACATCTACCAGCTCTTCATGATGGGGGCGGTGCTGATGTTCCTGTGGCTTCCGAAACGCAAGACCACTACCCCTTTCCACTGGGACTGGTGCATCCCGCTGATTTCCCTCTTCCTTTCGGCGGCAGACTTCGTATATTTCTATGCCTTAGGAATGGATGACTCGATGATTTCCATCGTGTCGATGGTGCGGCGGGGAAGCGTGGTGGTATCGTTCCTCTTCGGTGCCATGGTGTTCCGCGAAAAGAACCTGCGGAGCAAGGCGGTCGACCTCGCACTGGTGCTTCTCGGCATGTTCTTCCTGTATCTGGGAAGCCGGTAA
- a CDS encoding alpha-galactosidase, producing MNKRILTGGLLCLLLATSACTQENGQEKAGFLPPLMGWSSWNTYHVNINEELIKKQADALVSQGLKDAGYLYINVDDGFFGHRDETGKMHAHPERFPNGMRVVSDYIHSLGLKAGIYSDAGDNTCGSIYDDDANGVGAGLYGHEQQDMDLYLKEWNYDFIKIDYCGARELGLDEEKRYTTICEAIRNTGRTDVSINICRWAFPGTWARQLARSWRISPDIRPNWNSVKHIIEKNLYLSAYAGEGHYNDMDMLEIGRGLSPAEEETHFGMWCIMSSPLLIGCDLTTIPEASLALLKNKELIALNQDRLGLQAYVAQRDKDCYVLVKDIGQKRGTVRAVAFYNASDTAYTFCTPLETLELGGNVNVRDLIQRKDLAPVTDTCRYTVQPHGVLICRMEAEHRIEPSRYEAEWAYLPCFDDLVKNPKQILYAASPECSGGMKVHYLGGRQENYAEWKEVYSRQGGTYEMTIHYCSPIQRKLDVWVNGEKHELAGLVSGGEDKVSTVTLPVTLAEGYNCIRMGNDFGWAPDIDCFTLQKK from the coding sequence ATGAACAAACGAATCTTAACCGGAGGACTGCTGTGCCTCCTTTTGGCAACAAGTGCCTGTACACAAGAAAACGGGCAAGAGAAAGCCGGTTTCCTTCCTCCCCTGATGGGCTGGAGCTCGTGGAATACCTATCATGTAAATATCAATGAGGAACTGATAAAGAAGCAGGCAGATGCCTTGGTCTCACAAGGGCTGAAAGATGCAGGCTACTTATATATAAATGTAGACGACGGATTTTTCGGGCATCGGGACGAAACGGGAAAGATGCATGCCCATCCCGAACGGTTTCCCAACGGGATGCGCGTAGTGTCCGACTATATCCATTCCTTGGGACTAAAGGCAGGCATCTATTCGGATGCAGGCGACAACACCTGTGGTTCTATCTACGACGATGACGCCAACGGAGTGGGTGCAGGGCTGTACGGACACGAACAACAGGACATGGATTTGTACTTGAAAGAATGGAATTATGATTTCATCAAGATAGACTATTGCGGCGCACGAGAATTAGGGCTGGACGAAGAAAAGCGTTACACTACCATTTGCGAAGCTATCCGTAACACAGGCCGTACCGATGTGTCCATCAACATCTGCCGGTGGGCTTTCCCCGGCACATGGGCAAGGCAATTGGCACGCTCGTGGCGCATCAGCCCCGACATCCGTCCCAACTGGAATTCTGTAAAGCACATCATCGAGAAAAACCTCTATCTTTCGGCATACGCTGGCGAAGGGCATTACAACGACATGGATATGCTGGAAATAGGGCGGGGGCTCTCTCCTGCGGAAGAAGAAACGCACTTCGGGATGTGGTGCATCATGAGTTCGCCCCTGCTTATCGGATGCGACCTGACCACCATACCCGAAGCATCGCTCGCTCTCTTGAAAAACAAGGAACTGATAGCCTTGAACCAAGACAGGCTTGGACTTCAGGCATACGTGGCGCAACGCGATAAGGATTGCTACGTGCTGGTAAAAGACATCGGTCAAAAGCGTGGAACGGTCCGTGCCGTAGCTTTCTACAACGCATCAGACACCGCTTATACATTTTGCACTCCTTTGGAGACCTTGGAATTAGGAGGCAATGTCAATGTGCGCGACTTGATACAGAGAAAAGACCTTGCGCCCGTAACCGATACTTGCCGCTATACGGTACAACCGCACGGCGTGCTGATTTGCCGGATGGAAGCCGAACACCGGATCGAACCTTCCCGCTACGAAGCCGAATGGGCATACCTGCCTTGCTTCGATGATTTGGTAAAGAACCCGAAACAAATCCTGTATGCCGCTTCGCCGGAATGTTCGGGAGGCATGAAAGTGCATTATCTGGGGGGAAGGCAAGAAAATTACGCCGAATGGAAAGAAGTGTACAGCCGGCAAGGAGGCACGTATGAAATGACCATACACTACTGTTCGCCCATACAGCGCAAACTGGATGTCTGGGTAAACGGGGAAAAACACGAGTTGGCAGGACTGGTATCGGGGGGAGAAGACAAGGTAAGCACCGTCACACTCCCCGTCACCCTTGCGGAAGGATATAACTGCATCCGCATGGGGAATGACTTTGGCTGGGCACCCGACATCGACTGTTTTACCTTACAGAAAAAATAA